Proteins encoded in a region of the Planococcus shixiaomingii genome:
- a CDS encoding HD domain-containing protein, with translation MTKEIIEQCEKAVKEIYDTFDASHDWQHIKRVMHNAKKIMEQEKADAFLVEMAVLLHDVSDPKYRKDGEDLESAIMDTLDLTEKEKSEIGKIIQSVSFKGGHGVPAETIEARIVQDADRLDAIGAIGIARTFAFGGAKDRKLYDWEEKPRQNMSEAEYRSKPTSSVTHFYEKLLLLKDRMTTDAGRQIAEERHRFMVSFLEQLHNETDGKA, from the coding sequence ATGACAAAAGAAATTATTGAACAATGTGAAAAAGCGGTGAAGGAAATATACGATACGTTTGATGCCAGCCACGATTGGCAGCATATTAAACGGGTCATGCACAATGCGAAAAAAATCATGGAGCAGGAAAAAGCGGACGCTTTTTTAGTCGAAATGGCGGTTCTGTTGCACGACGTTTCCGATCCGAAATACCGGAAAGATGGCGAAGACCTTGAATCCGCTATCATGGACACCCTCGATCTAACGGAAAAAGAAAAATCTGAGATTGGCAAGATCATTCAATCGGTTTCATTTAAAGGCGGTCATGGTGTTCCCGCTGAAACAATTGAAGCACGGATTGTCCAAGACGCTGACCGGCTGGATGCTATTGGAGCCATTGGCATTGCCCGGACCTTCGCATTTGGCGGCGCTAAAGACCGGAAGCTTTACGACTGGGAAGAAAAACCGAGGCAAAATATGAGCGAAGCGGAATATCGTTCAAAACCGACCAGCAGTGTAACGCATTTTTACGAGAAACTGCTATTGCTGAAAGACCGCATGACAACGGACGCCGGAAGGCAAATCGCTGAAGAACGGCACCGTTTTATGGTATCCTTTTTAGAGCAACTTCATAATGAAACGGATGGGAAAGCATGA
- a CDS encoding ABC-F family ATP-binding cassette domain-containing protein codes for MSHLNITKLTKTVGAKTLFKDVEFSLYPGERAGLIGVNGTGKSTLMSILAGEMEADSVTMDHPKKYQITYLKQEPEFDESLTVLETVFSGESPILALNRSYEQALQNMMVDSSSTQLQDELMKIQEGMEQENAWDINALAKTALSKLGIDMFDQKISELSGGQRKRVALAKALIEPADLILLDEPTNHLDAISTEWLQETLLRMNSAMLFVTHDRYFLDAVSTHIFEIADQTMYTHKGNYGDYLENKAIRDEMNASSQQKLENRFRSELKWIRRGAKARSTKQKARIQRFEEIKEDVQKENDNTSLELSMQSQRLGKKIIEGENLSMAFGDKVIFRNFSFLLQGGDRIGIVGPNGAGKSTLMKVLVGEYEPTEGKIEYGSTVKIAHFTQHLPDMNESQRMIEYIQEISSDYEAAKGVRLSATQMLERFLFPSNAHGTVIGKLSGGERKRLYLLKLLMEQPNILFLDEPTNDLDIQTLSVLEDFLENFPGVVITISHDRFFLDRIARKLWTTGTGQIREYQGLYSDFIKEKIVPEELVETVEPAVFVEKPKPEAPKKKLTYNEQKEYSTILDDIADVEAKIEKREEEMASAGADFEKLNKLTDDIDKLTEQYDQMIERWTYLQEIAES; via the coding sequence ATGAGCCACTTAAATATTACCAAGTTAACAAAAACAGTAGGAGCGAAAACGTTATTCAAAGACGTGGAATTTTCGCTGTACCCAGGAGAACGCGCTGGATTGATCGGCGTCAACGGAACAGGAAAATCGACACTGATGTCCATATTGGCTGGAGAAATGGAAGCCGATTCGGTAACAATGGATCACCCGAAAAAATACCAAATCACTTATTTAAAGCAAGAACCGGAATTTGATGAATCTTTGACGGTTTTGGAAACCGTCTTTTCTGGAGAATCGCCGATACTGGCTTTGAACCGCTCATATGAACAAGCGCTTCAAAACATGATGGTGGATTCGAGTTCGACCCAGCTGCAAGACGAGTTGATGAAAATTCAAGAAGGCATGGAACAGGAAAATGCGTGGGATATCAACGCACTTGCGAAGACCGCCTTAAGTAAACTCGGCATTGACATGTTCGACCAAAAAATTAGCGAATTGTCAGGCGGCCAACGCAAGCGTGTCGCGCTTGCAAAAGCATTGATCGAACCGGCAGATTTGATTTTGCTGGATGAGCCGACGAACCATCTGGACGCCATTTCCACTGAATGGCTGCAAGAAACACTTTTGCGGATGAACAGCGCCATGTTATTCGTTACGCATGACCGCTACTTTTTGGATGCAGTTTCGACCCATATTTTCGAAATAGCTGATCAGACCATGTATACACACAAGGGAAACTACGGTGACTATTTGGAAAACAAAGCAATCCGGGACGAAATGAATGCTTCTTCCCAGCAAAAGCTGGAAAACCGTTTCCGCTCGGAATTAAAATGGATTCGCCGCGGCGCAAAAGCGCGGTCCACTAAACAAAAAGCGCGAATTCAGCGTTTTGAAGAAATAAAAGAAGATGTTCAAAAAGAAAATGACAACACGTCGCTGGAACTATCTATGCAAAGCCAGCGCCTCGGCAAGAAAATCATCGAAGGCGAGAATTTAAGCATGGCATTTGGGGATAAAGTTATTTTCCGTAACTTCAGTTTCCTTTTGCAAGGCGGCGATCGCATCGGGATTGTCGGGCCGAATGGTGCCGGTAAATCAACGCTGATGAAAGTGCTTGTCGGAGAGTATGAGCCGACTGAAGGCAAAATCGAATACGGCAGTACGGTCAAAATTGCCCATTTTACGCAGCATTTGCCGGACATGAATGAGTCTCAGCGCATGATTGAATACATCCAGGAAATTTCCAGCGACTACGAAGCTGCAAAAGGCGTCCGGTTGTCCGCAACTCAAATGTTGGAACGGTTTTTGTTCCCTTCAAATGCACACGGCACCGTGATTGGGAAATTATCCGGCGGAGAACGTAAACGCCTTTATTTATTGAAGTTATTAATGGAACAGCCGAACATTTTATTCTTGGATGAGCCGACAAATGACTTGGACATTCAGACATTGTCTGTCTTAGAAGACTTTTTAGAGAATTTCCCGGGCGTCGTCATAACGATCTCGCATGATCGCTTTTTCTTGGATCGCATCGCCCGCAAGTTATGGACGACTGGTACAGGTCAAATTAGAGAATACCAAGGTTTATATTCCGATTTCATTAAGGAGAAAATAGTGCCGGAAGAACTGGTCGAAACGGTGGAACCTGCAGTTTTTGTGGAAAAGCCGAAGCCGGAAGCCCCGAAAAAGAAATTAACATACAATGAACAAAAAGAATACAGCACTATCCTTGATGATATAGCGGATGTGGAAGCGAAGATTGAAAAACGCGAAGAAGAAATGGCTTCAGCTGGGGCCGATTTTGAAAAGCTGAATAAATTGACAGATGATATAGACAAGTTGACTGAGCAATACGATCAAATGATCGAACGCTGGACATACCTCCAAGAAATTGCCGAGTCATAA
- a CDS encoding SDR family oxidoreductase gives MKVLVVGANGQIGRHFVKLLSDDPDHTPIAMIRNEEQISFFNSLNVESVLVSLEDSVKDIAGAMNGCDAVVFTAGSGGSTGADKTLLIDLDGAAKTIEAAQQTGTDRFLMVSAIHADRREQWGEEIAPYYVAKHHADNILRSSGLAYTIIRPGALTNDPGTGKIKAGENLERGSIPREDVAVVLYNALTNDHLSAKTFEIVAGDDDIAAALNRL, from the coding sequence ATGAAGGTGTTAGTTGTAGGGGCAAATGGCCAAATCGGGCGTCATTTTGTAAAGCTGTTAAGTGATGATCCAGACCATACGCCGATTGCGATGATACGGAATGAAGAACAAATCAGCTTTTTCAACAGCTTGAATGTGGAATCCGTTCTAGTAAGTCTTGAAGACAGCGTCAAAGACATTGCGGGCGCCATGAATGGCTGCGACGCAGTGGTATTTACTGCGGGCAGCGGTGGGTCAACTGGCGCTGACAAGACATTATTGATCGATTTGGACGGTGCCGCAAAAACCATCGAAGCCGCGCAGCAAACTGGCACCGACCGCTTTTTAATGGTAAGCGCCATCCACGCAGATCGGCGTGAACAATGGGGAGAAGAAATTGCCCCGTATTATGTTGCAAAACATCACGCGGATAATATTCTGCGTTCCAGCGGTTTGGCTTATACGATCATCCGGCCCGGTGCTTTGACTAACGATCCGGGAACAGGAAAAATCAAAGCCGGAGAAAACTTGGAACGAGGTTCCATTCCACGGGAAGACGTCGCTGTCGTCCTTTATAACGCCCTGACAAACGATCATCTCTCCGCAAAAACGTTTGAAATTGTTGCCGGGGACGATGACATTGCTGCAGCTTTAAATCGTTTGTAG
- a CDS encoding cold-shock protein, with protein sequence MHQGTVKWFNAEKGYGFIEAANGDDVFVHFTGIQGEGFRTLQEGKIVSFEVIDGNRGPQASNVVQIQSE encoded by the coding sequence ATGCACCAGGGAACTGTGAAATGGTTTAACGCAGAAAAAGGGTACGGGTTTATCGAAGCGGCCAATGGTGATGATGTCTTTGTGCATTTTACCGGAATTCAAGGCGAAGGCTTCCGCACGCTCCAGGAAGGCAAGATCGTCTCTTTTGAAGTTATTGATGGAAATCGTGGACCGCAAGCATCAAACGTAGTGCAGATTCAAAGCGAATAA
- a CDS encoding ATP-grasp domain-containing protein — MTETKKNEKKTAILGWSIPAIEAMDKLNRPFVVVGPPDFIGFAKEHDIPFVPWDFDRLNEGSEKLYSLLAEMDVKLAVPIYEETVEWAGVLNARFFDDPRVFNRSLLLRDKGLMKRKAQMSGIKVGVFEEAYSKDDIYRFLKRVNDALIKIDGDVNDPIHIKPLNKAGTVGHMVIRDASDIDKSEVQEFPYLMESHLDGQEFSCEAFIHNGEIKFLNITEYVKLGHSNFVPASPALEEWRPQIREQIQKLVDSFEIKYGVIHPEYFISHDGTLNFGEVAARVPGGHIFDLIERAYGFNAFQAQILCSDPDTTPEELEAFFPEEVTSAKGYAGSLMVYPRVRLIEKLDIPTELKNDSYFEKHDLFIPVTSKVAERVGFGNHYGTLFFFGEDSSRMTELLKKYEKYDFYH; from the coding sequence ATGACCGAAACAAAGAAGAATGAAAAAAAGACCGCCATTTTAGGCTGGAGCATTCCAGCGATTGAAGCGATGGACAAGTTGAACCGGCCCTTCGTGGTTGTAGGCCCTCCAGATTTTATTGGTTTTGCCAAGGAACACGATATTCCTTTCGTGCCTTGGGATTTTGACCGTTTGAACGAAGGTTCGGAAAAACTATATAGCCTCCTTGCGGAAATGGACGTTAAATTGGCGGTGCCGATTTACGAAGAAACCGTTGAATGGGCAGGCGTACTGAACGCAAGATTCTTCGACGACCCGCGTGTTTTCAACCGTTCACTGCTTTTGCGCGATAAAGGCTTGATGAAGCGGAAAGCACAGATGTCAGGCATCAAAGTCGGTGTTTTTGAAGAAGCGTATTCTAAAGATGACATTTACCGTTTCTTGAAGCGGGTTAATGATGCATTGATCAAGATTGACGGCGATGTAAACGACCCTATCCACATCAAACCGCTTAACAAAGCCGGAACTGTCGGACATATGGTAATTCGTGACGCCAGTGACATTGACAAAAGTGAAGTGCAAGAATTCCCATACTTAATGGAAAGCCATTTGGACGGACAGGAATTTTCTTGCGAAGCTTTTATTCATAATGGAGAAATCAAATTCTTGAATATCACCGAGTATGTCAAGCTTGGACACTCCAATTTCGTGCCAGCTTCTCCAGCGCTGGAGGAATGGCGTCCGCAAATACGAGAACAAATTCAAAAATTGGTTGATTCTTTTGAAATCAAATATGGGGTCATCCATCCGGAATATTTCATTTCCCATGACGGTACGCTGAATTTCGGGGAAGTGGCTGCGCGTGTGCCGGGCGGACATATTTTCGATCTAATTGAACGGGCATACGGCTTTAATGCATTCCAAGCACAAATCCTCTGCAGTGACCCGGATACCACGCCAGAAGAATTGGAAGCGTTTTTCCCGGAAGAAGTAACTTCCGCAAAAGGGTATGCAGGAAGTTTGATGGTTTACCCGCGGGTGCGCCTGATCGAGAAATTGGATATTCCAACTGAACTTAAAAACGACTCTTATTTTGAAAAGCATGACTTGTTCATACCGGTCACTTCCAAAGTGGCAGAGCGGGTCGGTTTTGGCAATCATTACGGTACATTGTTCTTCTTTGGGGAAGACAGCAGCCGGATGACTGAACTTCTAAAAAAATACGAGAAATATGATTTCTATCATTAA
- a CDS encoding queuosine precursor transporter, producing MFNEFFGLGFVLANFLMLLIMYKFFGKAGLFAWVAISTILANIQVTKTIEIIGLTATLGNSLYASTFLATDILNEKYGKKDAQKAVWLGFFSLLIMIIAMQFGMNFIPAESDFANESLHTIFGLVPQIAIASMVAYLTAQHLDVLIFSALKKVFPTDGQFWIRNNGSTLISQLLDTLIFTSIAFYGVYSFDIWIQIFLSTYVLKFIVSVLDTPFGYMAKVITPVDEK from the coding sequence TTGTTTAACGAATTTTTTGGGCTGGGCTTTGTCTTGGCTAATTTTCTTATGCTGCTCATAATGTATAAATTTTTCGGTAAAGCCGGTTTGTTTGCCTGGGTTGCAATTTCTACGATTTTGGCCAATATCCAAGTGACCAAAACGATAGAAATTATTGGACTGACGGCAACTCTTGGCAATAGCCTCTACGCTTCTACTTTCTTGGCAACCGATATTTTAAATGAAAAATACGGAAAAAAAGATGCACAAAAAGCAGTTTGGCTTGGGTTTTTCTCGCTGTTGATCATGATTATCGCGATGCAGTTCGGCATGAACTTTATTCCGGCTGAAAGTGATTTTGCCAATGAATCGCTTCACACGATCTTCGGCCTCGTTCCTCAAATCGCCATTGCCAGTATGGTCGCTTATTTAACCGCCCAACACTTGGATGTTTTGATTTTCTCGGCTTTGAAAAAAGTGTTTCCAACTGATGGCCAGTTTTGGATCCGCAACAACGGCTCGACGTTGATCAGCCAATTGCTGGATACGTTAATATTCACTAGCATCGCTTTTTACGGCGTTTATTCTTTCGATATCTGGATCCAGATTTTCCTTTCGACGTATGTTCTTAAGTTTATCGTTTCTGTTCTCGATACGCCGTTCGGTTACATGGCGAAAGTTATCACACCAGTAGATGAAAAGTAG
- a CDS encoding conserved virulence factor C family protein: MKIKTIEPTPSPNTMKVIIDQELPFGKSHNYNQDNKEGAPKEVLKILAIEGIKGVYHVADFLAVERNAKFDWEGILAEVRRVFGEDSEHTGEEIEIDEHFGEVYVHVQQFKGIPLQVKVFDSTSEKRFALPERFTKAMAAVMDPTEENYLLQRKWADYGVRYGEKEEIGHSVVEELEAAYPQNRLDSMVEKNHSEEHESIVRGRKVSLEEFDVPLWETRFQLLEQMNEGELDDLPLLSKALDDEKMSIRRQAAIFLGDIKDKAVVPFMERAMKDKSWAVRRTAGDAISDLGFPEFEPIMIETLKDKNKLVRWRAAMFLYETGTEASLAALKEAENDPEFEVKLQIKMAIARIEQGEDAKGSVWKQMTEARQAMKEE; encoded by the coding sequence GTGAAAATCAAAACAATCGAACCGACTCCAAGTCCGAATACGATGAAAGTCATCATCGATCAGGAACTGCCGTTTGGCAAAAGCCACAATTACAATCAGGATAATAAGGAAGGCGCTCCAAAAGAAGTGCTAAAGATTTTAGCCATCGAGGGCATCAAAGGCGTATACCATGTGGCCGATTTCCTGGCAGTCGAACGAAATGCAAAATTCGACTGGGAAGGCATATTAGCGGAAGTACGACGTGTTTTTGGGGAAGACAGCGAGCATACAGGCGAAGAAATCGAAATCGATGAACATTTCGGCGAAGTATACGTGCATGTACAGCAGTTTAAAGGGATTCCCTTGCAAGTGAAAGTGTTCGACAGCACTTCTGAAAAGCGTTTTGCTTTGCCGGAACGTTTTACAAAAGCGATGGCAGCCGTCATGGACCCGACAGAAGAAAATTATTTGCTGCAACGCAAATGGGCTGATTACGGCGTTCGTTACGGAGAAAAAGAAGAAATCGGCCACAGTGTGGTCGAAGAACTGGAAGCTGCCTATCCTCAAAACCGATTGGACAGTATGGTCGAGAAGAACCATTCCGAAGAGCACGAATCGATTGTTAGAGGCCGTAAAGTTTCGCTGGAAGAATTTGATGTGCCTCTTTGGGAAACGCGTTTCCAATTGCTTGAACAAATGAATGAAGGCGAATTGGATGATTTGCCGCTCCTGTCGAAGGCGTTGGACGACGAAAAGATGTCTATTCGCCGGCAGGCGGCCATCTTTCTTGGAGACATTAAAGATAAAGCGGTTGTGCCTTTCATGGAACGAGCGATGAAAGATAAAAGCTGGGCCGTTCGGAGAACTGCTGGCGATGCCATCAGCGATCTTGGGTTCCCTGAATTTGAACCGATTATGATTGAAACGTTGAAAGACAAAAACAAATTGGTTCGCTGGAGAGCGGCAATGTTCCTGTACGAAACAGGAACTGAAGCTTCATTGGCTGCATTGAAAGAAGCGGAAAACGATCCGGAATTTGAAGTGAAACTGCAAATCAAGATGGCAATTGCCAGAATTGAACAAGGCGAAGATGCGAAAGGGTCCGTTTGGAAACAAATGACCGAGGCACGCCAAGCAATGAAAGAAGAGTAA
- a CDS encoding PQQ-dependent sugar dehydrogenase: protein MNKLLALPLSLCLLTACSAPATMGQTPAAGNSEQATATPSDEPNATSMPKEIATGLNTPWAINKVGDEFYISERPGTVAYINATGELTRQKVEFSDQLASVPESGFLGFVLKDDFAKTKQAYGYYVYEENGQPLNKIAVFELQNNTWREVAVLLEGIETGSVHHGGRLELDADGVLFATIGDASNPELAQDSNSVNGKILRLNSSNKFEIYSMGHRNPQGIEWADGKMYASEHGQSANDEINIIEKGKNYGWPLIEGNEKRDGLDSPFVTTGSNETWAPSGIDSKDGLLYVAALRGTAIKVINLKSGKVDDSIEGYGRIRDVLVDGEDVYAITNNTDGRGQPDKDDDKLILLATP from the coding sequence TTGAATAAACTGTTAGCTCTGCCACTATCCTTGTGCTTGCTCACCGCCTGCAGTGCACCAGCGACAATGGGTCAAACTCCAGCTGCTGGAAATTCAGAACAAGCAACGGCCACTCCTTCTGATGAACCGAATGCCACAAGTATGCCAAAAGAAATTGCTACAGGGCTCAATACTCCTTGGGCTATCAACAAAGTCGGTGACGAATTTTACATCTCCGAACGTCCCGGTACGGTAGCTTATATTAATGCCACAGGTGAACTAACTCGCCAGAAAGTGGAATTTTCCGATCAACTGGCATCGGTTCCGGAATCTGGTTTTCTCGGCTTTGTACTAAAAGATGATTTTGCAAAAACAAAACAAGCGTATGGTTATTATGTTTACGAAGAAAACGGCCAGCCTTTGAACAAAATTGCCGTTTTCGAACTCCAGAATAACACATGGCGGGAAGTTGCGGTACTGCTTGAAGGCATAGAAACTGGTTCAGTCCACCACGGTGGCCGCCTTGAACTGGATGCTGACGGCGTATTGTTTGCCACGATCGGCGATGCTTCCAATCCTGAACTTGCACAAGATTCGAATTCCGTAAACGGCAAAATTTTAAGGCTAAATAGCAGCAACAAATTCGAGATTTACTCAATGGGTCATCGTAATCCTCAAGGAATCGAATGGGCGGACGGCAAAATGTATGCTTCCGAACACGGCCAATCAGCGAATGATGAAATCAACATCATCGAAAAAGGCAAGAATTATGGCTGGCCGCTTATCGAAGGCAACGAAAAAAGAGATGGGCTGGACTCTCCTTTCGTGACGACTGGTTCAAATGAAACTTGGGCTCCGAGCGGCATCGACAGCAAAGACGGTTTGTTGTATGTCGCCGCGCTGCGTGGAACAGCTATAAAAGTTATCAATTTAAAATCCGGTAAAGTGGACGATTCCATTGAAGGCTACGGACGCATCCGAGATGTTCTAGTGGACGGAGAAGATGTGTATGCCATTACCAACAATACGGATGGTCGAGGACAGCCGGACAAAGACGATGACAAACTGATTTTATTGGCGACACCCTAA
- a CDS encoding DinB family protein, translating into MNAYCKGIINQMDMAVDSVVNLMRTLNDTDLTVKPTADKWSIGELLAHMSVICKADFLIGTGISEEELDRYYEETKPEANLDSITNTLRDNYAFFRKSVAELEENELMKETTSFFGSVHSRYEWLLDTQAHFYHHRGQLHAMIVHVLQQEPNVQLFE; encoded by the coding sequence TTGAACGCATATTGCAAAGGGATTATCAACCAAATGGATATGGCGGTTGATTCAGTGGTGAATTTAATGCGTACGCTAAATGATACAGACCTGACCGTAAAACCGACTGCTGATAAATGGTCGATTGGGGAGCTGCTCGCCCACATGTCGGTTATTTGCAAAGCGGATTTTCTAATTGGTACAGGAATATCAGAGGAGGAGCTGGACCGCTATTACGAAGAAACAAAACCAGAGGCGAATCTGGATTCCATCACAAATACTTTACGAGATAACTATGCTTTTTTCAGAAAAAGTGTTGCTGAACTCGAAGAAAACGAGCTAATGAAAGAAACTACGTCCTTCTTTGGAAGTGTGCATTCTCGCTACGAATGGCTGCTGGATACACAGGCGCATTTTTACCATCACCGGGGACAGCTGCACGCCATGATTGTTCACGTTCTACAACAGGAGCCAAATGTTCAGCTTTTTGAATAA
- a CDS encoding zinc-finger domain-containing protein, whose protein sequence is MNKISIMNEIDEMFDMYCDGCFVKRQIRKDHGKTAAHRFCISECTVGSQLQFLGKELNKIGTHEK, encoded by the coding sequence GTGAATAAAATTTCAATCATGAACGAAATAGATGAAATGTTTGATATGTATTGCGACGGCTGCTTTGTAAAGCGGCAAATTCGCAAAGATCACGGAAAAACGGCGGCTCATCGCTTTTGCATCAGTGAATGCACCGTCGGTTCTCAGCTGCAGTTTCTAGGTAAAGAATTAAACAAAATCGGAACGCACGAAAAATAA
- a CDS encoding GNAT family N-acetyltransferase, with amino-acid sequence MEIRILTADDASAYYALRIEALRLAPDAFSTRLEDALNRPIEKTKENLSLEYAVTFGAYIDEKLVGNVTLSRNTSPNMNHRASVYAVYVTPEARGMGTARRLMEELIAYAESWSGLEKLDLMVASHNEPAKKLYNALGFEKYGVDVKAMKTKEKYIDEDLMVKFL; translated from the coding sequence ATGGAGATTCGGATATTGACAGCAGATGATGCCAGCGCCTATTATGCACTGCGTATTGAAGCGTTAAGGCTGGCTCCGGACGCGTTTTCTACGCGGCTTGAAGACGCACTGAATCGGCCAATCGAAAAAACTAAAGAAAATCTGTCGTTGGAATATGCAGTTACGTTCGGAGCATATATTGATGAAAAACTTGTCGGAAATGTTACCTTGTCCCGCAACACTTCACCTAACATGAACCACCGTGCGTCAGTCTATGCTGTTTACGTGACGCCGGAAGCACGGGGCATGGGAACGGCGCGGCGTCTTATGGAAGAACTGATTGCCTATGCAGAAAGCTGGAGCGGCTTGGAAAAACTCGATTTGATGGTCGCTTCCCATAACGAACCTGCTAAGAAGCTCTATAACGCTCTAGGTTTTGAAAAGTACGGAGTCGATGTCAAGGCCATGAAAACAAAAGAGAAATACATAGACGAAGATTTGATGGTAAAATTTCTATGA
- a CDS encoding GNAT family N-acetyltransferase: protein MESWFSNLRDYFPAKEMKSEKHMKELFAEKPNSYKLDEGPHYTLVYYEKSDFLFIDYILVNSSSRGSGLGSKIIDRVKKKNKMIVLEVDPISQEDPETAKRVRFYQKQNFKKVPSIEYVRRHPITGERSEMDIFYWSPNAESAEWVMEKMKEAYEEVHAFKGLEMYGAPPQVADEVLQLREAKQSSKAE, encoded by the coding sequence ATGGAATCTTGGTTTTCGAATCTTCGCGACTATTTTCCAGCCAAAGAAATGAAGTCTGAAAAACATATGAAAGAGTTGTTTGCTGAAAAACCGAATAGCTACAAATTGGATGAAGGCCCACACTACACGCTTGTTTACTATGAAAAATCCGATTTTCTATTTATCGATTATATTTTGGTGAATAGTTCTTCCCGCGGCAGCGGACTTGGCAGTAAAATCATTGACCGGGTCAAAAAGAAAAACAAAATGATCGTCCTTGAAGTCGATCCTATCTCCCAAGAAGATCCGGAAACAGCAAAACGAGTCCGCTTTTACCAGAAACAGAATTTCAAAAAAGTTCCTTCCATTGAATATGTACGCAGGCACCCCATTACGGGAGAACGCAGTGAGATGGATATTTTTTATTGGTCACCTAATGCGGAATCTGCTGAGTGGGTGATGGAGAAAATGAAAGAAGCGTATGAAGAGGTCCATGCTTTCAAAGGCTTGGAAATGTACGGTGCACCTCCTCAAGTGGCCGATGAAGTGCTCCAACTACGCGAAGCAAAACAAAGCAGCAAAGCCGAATAA
- a CDS encoding cupin domain-containing protein, which yields MNADYWIDHLNMEEHPEGGYFKQSFKSRETIERESHPGQRNLYTSIYFLLRSENISHFHQLLSDELWYFHAGSSLTVHIIDPAGTYRQEKLGLEMEKGEKPQVLVEKGSIFGSSVDEENTFSLVGCMVSPGFDFADFKLYSQAELLKDFPQHEKVIKRLAYDQLP from the coding sequence ATGAATGCAGACTATTGGATCGATCATCTTAACATGGAAGAACACCCGGAAGGAGGCTATTTTAAACAATCGTTCAAGTCCCGGGAAACGATTGAACGTGAAAGCCATCCAGGCCAGCGCAATTTATATACGAGCATCTATTTTTTGCTGCGATCGGAAAACATTTCCCATTTCCATCAATTGTTGTCTGATGAGTTGTGGTATTTTCATGCCGGAAGTTCGTTGACCGTTCACATTATCGATCCTGCAGGAACTTACCGTCAGGAAAAATTAGGGCTTGAAATGGAAAAAGGGGAGAAGCCTCAAGTGCTTGTCGAAAAAGGCAGTATATTCGGTTCATCTGTGGACGAAGAAAATACATTTTCCCTTGTCGGCTGCATGGTGTCTCCAGGTTTTGACTTTGCTGATTTTAAACTTTACAGCCAAGCTGAATTGCTGAAAGATTTTCCGCAGCATGAAAAAGTCATAAAACGGCTCGCCTACGATCAACTGCCGTAA
- a CDS encoding ribonuclease HI family protein: protein MLEVFIDAATAGTPKVSAVGVFIRGEGHLVKWSEYVGEMDNHMAEFTALVKGLQLAKELSTGMISIKSDSQVAVDAFDRGFTKNPKFKPLLEEAMKISDEFEFCFIKWIPDSQNRAADDLARTELRAHK from the coding sequence ATGCTTGAAGTGTTTATCGATGCAGCGACTGCCGGAACGCCGAAAGTCAGTGCTGTCGGTGTATTTATCAGAGGCGAAGGCCATTTAGTCAAATGGAGCGAGTATGTTGGTGAAATGGACAACCATATGGCCGAGTTCACCGCTCTCGTCAAAGGTTTGCAGCTGGCGAAAGAATTATCGACCGGCATGATTTCCATCAAGTCGGATTCCCAAGTGGCCGTCGATGCTTTTGACCGTGGTTTTACGAAAAACCCGAAATTCAAACCGCTTTTGGAAGAAGCAATGAAAATCTCCGATGAATTTGAGTTTTGCTTCATCAAATGGATTCCGGATTCGCAAAACCGGGCTGCTGACGACCTTGCCAGAACCGAATTGCGCGCCCATAAATAA